Sequence from the Rhizobium etli CFN 42 genome:
CCTCGCCGGCAAAGGCGTTGAGCTGATCGACCATGGTGTTGATGGTGTTCTTCAGTTCAAGGATTTCGCCCTTCACGTCGACGGTGATCTTGCGCGAGAGGTCGCCACGCGCCACCGCCGTCGTCACTTCAGCGATGTTGCGGACCTGGGTCGTCAGGTTGGCGGCAAGCAGGTTGACGTTGTCGGTCAGGTCCTTCCAGGTGCCGGCGACGCCGGGAACGACGGCCTGGCCGCCGAGCCTGCCGTCGGTGCCGACTTCGCGGGCGACACGGGTTACTTCGCCGGCAAAGGAGCGAAGCTGGTCGACCATGGTATTCAAAGTATCCTTCAGCAGCAGAATCTCGCCGCGCACGTCCACGGTAATCTTGCGCGACAGGTCCCCGTTGGCGATCGCGGTCGCCACCTCGGCGATATTGCGCACCTGCGCCGTCAGATTGCCGGCCATGGAGTTGACGCTGTCGGTCAGGTCCTTCCAGGTGCCGGCGACGCCCGAGACCTGCGCCTGGCCACCGAGTTTGCCTTCGGTGCCGACTTCGCGGGCGACGCGCGTGACTTCGCCGGCGAAAGCGTTCAGCTGGTCCACCATCGTGTTGATGGTGTTCTTCAGTTCGAGGATTTCGCCCTTCACGTCGACGGTGATCTTGCGCGAGAGGTCACCGCGCGCCACGGCGGTCGTCACTTCGGCGATGTTGCGCACCTGGCCTGTGAGGTTGGAGGCCATTGAATTGACGTTTTCGGTCAGATCTTTCCAGGTGCCGGCGACGCCAGGCACCTGCGCCTGGCCGCCCAGCTTGCCTTCTGTGCCGACTTCGCGTGCGACGCGCGTCACTTCCGAGGCGAAGCGGTTCAGCTGGTCCACCATGGTGTTCAGCGTTTCCTTGAGCTCAAGGATTTCGCCGGAGACCGACACCGTGATCTTCTTCGACAGGTCGCCATTGGCGATCGCTGTGGAAACCTCGGCAATGTTGCGCACCTGCGCCGTCAAGTTGCCAGCCATGGAATTGACGCTGTCGGTCAGGTCCTTCCAGGTGCCGGCCACACCGAGCACGTTCGCCTGGCCGCCAAGCCGGCCCTCCGTTCCGACCTCGCGCGCCACGCGCGTCACCTCGCCGGCGAAGCCGTTCAGCTGGTCGACCATCGTATTGATGGTCTCCTTCAGCTCCAGGATTTCGCCCGACACCGTAACGGTGATCTTCTTGGAAAGATCGCCTTGGGCAACGGCAGTCGCGACTTCGGCGATGTTGCGCACCTGGCCGGTCAGGTTCGAGGCCATGGAGTTGACGCTATCGGTCAGGTCCTTCCAGGTGCCTGCGACGCCGCGCACGTTCGCCTGGCCGCCGAGGCGGCCTTCCGTGCCCACTTCGCGGGCAACGCGCGTCACTTCCGAGGCGAAGGCGTTCAGCTGGTCGACCATCGTATTGATGGTTTCCTTGAGTTCGAGGATTTCGCCCTTCACGTCGACGGTGATCTTCTTCGACAGGTCGCCATTGGCGATCGCAGTCGAGACCTCCGCAATATTGCGCACCTGCGCCGTCAGGTTGCCGCCCATCGAGTTGACGTTTTCGGTCAGGTCCTTCCAGGTGCCGGCAACGCCACGCACGTTCGCCTGGCCGCCGAGCCGGCCTTCCGTGCCCACTTCGCGGGCAACGCGCGTCACTTCCGAGGCAAAGGCGTTCAGCTGGTCGACCATCGTATTGATGGTTTCCTTGAGTTCGAGGATTTCGCCCGAAACCGTCACCGTGATCTTCTTCGACAGGTCGCCATTGGCGATGGCTGTGGAGACTTCAGCGATGTTGCGCACCTGCGCCGTCAGGTTCGAGGCCATCGAATTGACGTTGTCGGTCAGATCCTTCCAGGTGCCGGCCACACCCGGTACCTGCGCCTGGCCGCCGAGGCGACCTTCCGTTCCGACCTCGCGCGCCACGCGCGTCACCTCGCCGGCAAAACCGTTCAACTGGTCGACCATCGTATTGATGGTTTCCTTGAGTTCGAGGATTTCGCCCGAGACGTCGACAGTGATTTTGCGCGACAGGTCGCCGCGCGCCACGGCCGTTGTCACCTGGGCGATGTTGCGCACCTGCGCCGTCAGATTGCCGCACATCGCGTTGACGCTATCGGTCAGGTCTTTCCAGGTGCCGGCGACGCCTGGCACCAACGCCTGCCCGCCGAGCTTGCCTTCGGTGCCGACTTCGCGGGCGACGCGCGTCACTTCGGAAGCGAAGGAGCGCAACTGGTCGACCATCGTATTGATCGCCTCCTTGAGCTGCAGGATTTCGCCGCGCACGTCGACGGTGATCTTCTTGGAAAGGTCGCCGTTGGCAACCGCGATCGTCACTTCGGCGATATTGCGCACCTGCGCCGTCAGGTTCGACGCCATCGAGTTGACGCTTTCGGTCAGGTCCTTCCAGACGCCCGTCACCTCGGGCACCTGCGCCTGTCCGCCGAGCTTTCCGTCGGTGCCGACTTCGCGGGCGACGCGCGTCACCTCAGAGGTGAAGACACTGAGCTGCTTGATCATCGTGTTGACGATATCGGCCGAGCGCAGGAATTCGCCTTTGAGCGCCCGCCCGTCGACATCGAGCGGCACGGTCTGCAGCAGATCACCCTTGGCGACCGCAGTGATCGTGCGCGTCACCGCCGTCGTCGGCCAGAGGAGGTCATCGATCAGGCCGTTGATCGAGCCCTCCATTTCCGACCATGAACCATCCGAGAGGCCGAAGCGCACGCGCGTGCTCGTCCGCCCGTCCCGGCCGACGACCTGGCCGACATGTTCGAGCTGCTGGGCCATACGTTGGTTGGCGGCGATGATGTCGTTCAGCGCATCGGCGATCTTGCCGGTAACCCCGGTCAGGTCGGAGCGCATGCGCACGGAAAAGTCGCCGCGTCTGACCGCGACCAACACCTCTAAAAGGGCGCTGGCATCGTCGAACGCCATGCTTTTGTGGTCGTGCCCGTTGAGGCTCTCGGCCACAGCGTCGTCGCGCGAAAATTCACCGGTTTGCGTGCTCACGGAATCCCCCCTGTTCGAACGAGAGTAATTAGTGCACGACTGGAAAAAGTGTATGGGTGTGCCGCTGGGTTGCAGCGCCGGTCTCGACCCACGTCGAGCCAGCAAACTTTGCCTGCGCTGGAACAGTTTCCGGCCGGCCGTCGTTTCCGTCCTGACAAGGAGAGCGACATGTCGAACGTCTCAAGAACAGGCAAAGACGAGATCAACAACGCGACCAGCGCCACCACCTTCGGAAGATCGGTCGAGAGCCAGGCGCAGATGCAGGATGCTGCAGCGGAGGCGGCGCCGGAAGCCGGCGGAGAAATGCTCAACATCTATCGGCTGGAGCCGATTGCCAAAATCGACGATCCGAGATGGGGTAATGCCCCGAACCACGGCACCGTCGTGGTTGCCGCCTTGACGCCGGGCGACGCCAGGATCGTCGCCGCCGCACGCGAACTCGATTTCATGGAGGTGGACGCGGCACCGGCCGAAGACGTCACGACGGCAAATGCCAGCGCCTTCCGCGACGATAAGCTCTATACTGTGATCGAGATCGACCGGAATAGGCGCGATCTCAAGCGCGGCATTCTTGACGGAACTGTATCAGTCGACACAATTCGGCCGGTCGAGCCGGACTAGGCATCCTTTCCTACCATTGGGGGTTCTCATGAATACTGCCAATCTGCAGCTCAAAGGCTTGATCATGGCGATGGCCTCGATTTGCGACGCAATCGTCGAGAAGGAATTGCTCACACGCGGGGAAATCGATGCCGCGCTCGCGAAGGCTCAAAAGGCGATCCAGGAAGATGACGACCATGAGTTGTCCGGCGCCAACCTCGCGGCGATCCTGTTTCCGATTCGCGTGCTGCAGCTTGCCGGCGAAGCCGGCAGGAAGGGCGAAGGGGCGACATTTTCGGACTATGCCAAGCTCGTTGGAAAGCTGAGCTAAGCGTGTTTGAAGGCTTTTCTCTCGAGGCGGTCGATGTCGGGCCGGGATCGCTTCGCGTCCGCCGCGGCGGCTCAGGACCCGCCGTTCTTCTGCTTCACGGCCACCCCAGGACACATATGACCTGGGGCAAGGTGGCGGACCTGCTTTCACCCGATCACACGGTCGTCTGCCCCGATCTCCCCGGCTTCGGCCGCTCCTATCAGCCCGGCGATGCTTCCGACAGCAGAAATTCTTCCAAGCGAGCTAAGGCCGAAGCGCACATCGAGCTGATGCGGCGACTGGGTCACGAGAACTTCGCGGTGGTCGGCCATGACCGCGGGAGCCTCACTGCCTTCCGCATGGCAATGGACCATCCAGATCGCGTAAGGAAACTCGTCATTGTCGACGCCATTCCCGTCATCGAACATCTCGAACGTGCCGACTGGAAATTTGCGCGGGACTGGTACCACTGGTTCTTCTTCGCCCAGAAGGAAAGACCGGAGCGGGCGATCTCCGCCGATCCCCTCGCGTGGTACGACAAACTTTCGCCCGCGCTAATGGGCCCCCAAGCCTATGAAGATCTCATCGACGTCATCCACGATCCTCACGTCATCCACGGGATGATCGAGGATTACCGCGCCAGCCTCAGCATCGACCATCTGCACGACGGTGATGACCGCGCCGCCGGCCGCAAAATAATCTGCCCGATGCTCTGCCTCTGGTCGCTGCGCGACGATATGGAGCAGATCTATGGCGATCCAGTCGCGATCTGGCGCAACTGGGCTAGGGACGTGCGCGGCTTCGGCATAGACAGTGGACACCATGTGGCCGAGGAGAATCCGGCAGCACTCTCGCAGGCCATCCGGGAGTTTCTCGAAAACGGATAGGGTGAAGGCCCAAAGCGCTCTCCATCCCGCTAGGAATGTCCCGTTCTGACGATTTCTGCGATAAGTTGATAAATTTGGTCTTGTTTCCGAGGCGCTCCTATGGCTATAGGGCGACCGCAGATACTTACGCACCGGGATATTTACGTGACCAGCTTCAAATCACTTCTTGCCGCATTTGGCCTCTCCGCCCTGATCGGTCTTGCCGCACCCCCATCTTACGCGGGGTCGACGGCCTACCCATTGACCTTCGAGAACTGCGGCACACAGGTCACGTTCAAGAAGGCGCCCGAGCGGGCGATCGGGCTCGGCCAGAACAGTGCGGAAATCCTGCTGCTGCTCGGCCTTCAGGACAAGATGGTCGGCACCGCCTTTTGGCCGAGCAAGGTGCTGCCGCAGCTCGCCGAGGCCAATGCCAAGGTCAAGCTCCTGACCGTGGAGATGCCGACCTTCGAATCCATGCTCGCCGAAAATCCCGATTTCGTGGCCGTCGCCCTGCCAAGCCTGGTCGGCCCGAACAGCAAGATCGCCAAGCGCGAGGATTTCGATAAGGTCGGTGTTTCAACCTATCTCTCGCCCAGCACCTGCCTCAGCACCAAGAATGTCAAGGACCAGTACGGCAGCCGCGGCGAGCTGTGGAACATGGATCTCCTTTACAAGGAGATCGACGAACTCTCTCAGATTTTCGACGTCGCCGATCGCGGCCAGGCGCTGATCGCCGATTTCAAGGCACGGGAAGCCAAGCTTCGCGGGAGTGTTGCCAAGGACGGCCAAAACCTGTCCTACGTCTTCTGGTTCTCCAGCCCCAGCCCGTCGGCCGATGCCTATGTCGGCGGCAAGAACAGCGCCTCCGGCTTCATCGCCGATCTGCTCGGCGGCCACAATGCGATCACCGCTGACGCCGAATGGCCGACTGTCGGTTGGGAAGGCATCATCGCCGCCAATCCCGATGTCATCGTCGTCGCCAGCCTCGATCGCAATCGCTGGGAGCTCGACAAGCCTGAGGCCAAGATCAACTTCCTGAACACCGACCCGGCCGTCAGTCAGATCCCGGCCGTCAAGAACAAGGCGCTCGTCGTGATGGACGGCCAGGCGATGAACCCGACCATCCGCACGATCTACGGCGCCGAGCAGGTTGCCGAGCAGCTGAAGGCGCTTGGTCTCCTGAAGTGACGGAAGCGGGCCGCCTCTTCCGGCAAGTGGGAGCGGTCACGGCACTGCTCCTGGCTTCCCTCTGCCTCATCGCGGTCGTCGTCGGCGTCAGCGTCGGCATCGGCGACCTGCCGATCCCGCTTGCGACCACCTTCTCGGCCGTCACCAACCGGCTCGGATGGACCGCGGTCGAGCTGAACCGCATCCATGAGACTGTCATCTGGGATTATCGGCTCAGCCGCGCGCTCGTCGCCGCCTTCTGCGGCGCGGGCCTGGCGCTCTCAGGCGCCATCATGCAGTCGTTGCTGCGCAACCCGCTTGCCGAACCCTATGTTCTCGGCATTTCCGCAGGCGCATCCACCGGCGCCGTCGCGATCGTCATCCTAGGGGTCGGCGCAGGTGCCGTATCGCTTTCGGCCGGGGCTTTCGCCGGCGCCTTCGCAGCCTTCTTCTTCGTGGCGCTGCTATCGAACGGCACGCGCGGCGGCGCGGATCGCACCATCCTCGCCGGTGTCGCTGCATCGCAGCTCTTCAACGCCTCGACCTCCTATATCGTCACCACCTCTGCCAATGCGCAGCAGGCACGCGACGTGATGTTCTGGCTGCTCGGCAGCTTCAGCGGCGTGCGCTGGCCGGAATTCGCGCTGGTCTCGGTCGTCGTCAGCTTCGGCCTTGCCGCCTGTCTGCTCTACGCCCGCGTGCTCGACGCCTTCGCTTTCGGCGACGAGGCGGCATCCTCGCTCGGCGTCAATGTCAGCCGCGCCAGAATGGCGCTCTTCGCGCTGACCGCGATGATGACAGCCACCATCGTCAGCATGGTGGGCTCGATCGGTTTCGTCGGCCTCGTCGTGCCGCATGTCGCCCGCTTCGTCGTCGGGCCGCTCCATATCCGCCTGCTGCCGGCCTGCGCCATCGCGGGAGCGATCTTCATGGTGCTCGCCGACATCGCCGCGCGCGCCCTCATTCCCAACCAGATCCTGCCGATCGGCGTGGTCACGGCGCTGGTCGGCGTTCCCTTCTTCTCGATCATCCTCTACCGGTTCCAGCGCGCGTCATGAGCATCAAGGCGGACAACCTCACCTGGAAAATTGGCAGGAAGACCATTCTGGACGGCGTTTCGATGGAGGCGCCGCCCGGCCGGATG
This genomic interval carries:
- a CDS encoding alpha/beta fold hydrolase, which produces MFEGFSLEAVDVGPGSLRVRRGGSGPAVLLLHGHPRTHMTWGKVADLLSPDHTVVCPDLPGFGRSYQPGDASDSRNSSKRAKAEAHIELMRRLGHENFAVVGHDRGSLTAFRMAMDHPDRVRKLVIVDAIPVIEHLERADWKFARDWYHWFFFAQKERPERAISADPLAWYDKLSPALMGPQAYEDLIDVIHDPHVIHGMIEDYRASLSIDHLHDGDDRAAGRKIICPMLCLWSLRDDMEQIYGDPVAIWRNWARDVRGFGIDSGHHVAEENPAALSQAIREFLENG
- a CDS encoding ABC transporter substrate-binding protein, coding for MTSFKSLLAAFGLSALIGLAAPPSYAGSTAYPLTFENCGTQVTFKKAPERAIGLGQNSAEILLLLGLQDKMVGTAFWPSKVLPQLAEANAKVKLLTVEMPTFESMLAENPDFVAVALPSLVGPNSKIAKREDFDKVGVSTYLSPSTCLSTKNVKDQYGSRGELWNMDLLYKEIDELSQIFDVADRGQALIADFKAREAKLRGSVAKDGQNLSYVFWFSSPSPSADAYVGGKNSASGFIADLLGGHNAITADAEWPTVGWEGIIAANPDVIVVASLDRNRWELDKPEAKINFLNTDPAVSQIPAVKNKALVVMDGQAMNPTIRTIYGAEQVAEQLKALGLLK
- a CDS encoding FecCD family ABC transporter permease: MTEAGRLFRQVGAVTALLLASLCLIAVVVGVSVGIGDLPIPLATTFSAVTNRLGWTAVELNRIHETVIWDYRLSRALVAAFCGAGLALSGAIMQSLLRNPLAEPYVLGISAGASTGAVAIVILGVGAGAVSLSAGAFAGAFAAFFFVALLSNGTRGGADRTILAGVAASQLFNASTSYIVTTSANAQQARDVMFWLLGSFSGVRWPEFALVSVVVSFGLAACLLYARVLDAFAFGDEAASSLGVNVSRARMALFALTAMMTATIVSMVGSIGFVGLVVPHVARFVVGPLHIRLLPACAIAGAIFMVLADIAARALIPNQILPIGVVTALVGVPFFSIILYRFQRAS